In Rhodoferax sediminis, the sequence ACATCAGCTTGGACAGCGCCGACGGCCCCTGCTTGAAGAAGGGGGGCGGGGTCCTGTCAAGAGTACCTAAGGGCATGGCTCACGTATTGTCCCTTCTTCCGGGACCAGTGCGCGCAGGCAGACAGCTGTGCGGCTTATTCCGACGTGAAAATCGAGCCTAGCCGGTCCATGCGCTCGAGCGCAATGCCGCAGCCGCGCACCACGCAGGTCAGCGGGTCTTCCGCCACCAGCACCGGCAGGCCGGTTTCCTCGGCCAGCAGGCGATCCAGATCGCGCAGCAGCGCGCCGCCGCCGGTCAGCATCATGCCGCGCTCGGCGATGTCGGCGCCCAGTTCGGGCGGGGTCTGCTCCAGCGCGTTTTTCACGGCGCTCACGATGTTGTTGAGCGGGTCGGTCAGCGCTTCGAGAATCTCGTTGCTGGAAATGGTGAAGCTGCGCGGCACGCCCTCGGACAGGTTTCGGCCCTTGACCTCGATCTCCTTGACTTCCGAGCCCGGAAACGCCGAACCAATGTTCTTCTTGATCGCTTCCGCGGTCGGCTCGCCGATCAGCATGCCGTAGTTGCGGCGGATGTAGTTGATGATGGCGTCGTCGAAGCGGTCGCCGCCGACACGCACGCTGCCCTTGTAGACCATGCCGCCGAGCGAGATCACGCCGACCTCGGTGGTGCCGCCGCCGATGTCCACCACCATGGAGCCGGAAGCCTCGGACACCGGCAGGCCGGCGCCAATGGCCGCCGCCATGGGCTCCTCGATCAGATACACCTCGGAGGCGCCCGCGCCGAGCGCCGATTCGCGAATCGCGCGGCGCTCCACCTGGGTCGAGCCGCAGGGCACACAGATGATGATGCGCGGCGACGGCTTGAACATGCCGCGCGGGTGCACCATCTTGATGAACTGCTTGAGCATTTGCTCGGTCACGGTGAAGTCGGCGATCACGCCATCCTTCATCGGGCGGATGGCCTCGATGTTGCCGGGCACCTTGCCGAGCATGGCCTTGGCTTCCTTGCCCACGGCCTGAATCGTCTTCTTGCCCTGGGGGCCGCCTTCGTGGCGGATCGCGACGACGGAGGGCTCGTCCAGCACGATACCCTTGTCGCGCACATAGATCAGGGTGTTGGCGGTGCCAAGGTCAATCGCCAGGTCGGTGGAGAAGTACCGACGGAATGCTCCAAACATGAATAGTCCTCTCGGGCATGGTTCGCGCTTCGGCGGACCATCGCCATGTCAAAATTAGGTCGCTGGGGGTCGGAATTGGTCTTTTTCAGCGCAATTGCCGGCGCATTTGAAGGCGTTGCACCAAAGGCGGGATAATACCGCATCCCCTGTGCACAACCCGGCCGCACCCAGCCGGGGCGGCATATTTACATCTGGTTTCGGAAGCGTTTTCCCCATGGCTTTGACTCCCCAGGACATCGGCCGGATCGCCAATTTGGCACGGCTTGAACTTCAACCGCTTGAGAGTGAGCGCCTGCTGACACAACTCAACGGGTTTTTCGAGATTGTGGAAAAGATGCGCGCGGTGGATACCGCGAGTCTGGAGCCGATGGCCCACCCCATAGCCGTCAGCCAGGATGTGGTTTTGCGCCTGCGCGACGATGTGGTGAGCGAACCGAACCAGCGCGAAGCCAACCAGCGCAGTGCGCCGGCAGTGGAGCGCGGCCTGTTTCTCGTGCCCAAGGTGATCGAATGAGCACCCCCCACGGCGAGGGCCGCCAAATGACCGATCTGCATGATTTGACGCTGGCGCAGCTCGCCACCAGGCTGCGTACGAAGGACGTGTCTGCGGTCGAGGTGGCCCGGCACTTTCTGGCGCGTGGGGCCCGCCACGAGGCGCTCGGTGCCTACCTTGCCACCAGCGAAGAAGTCACCTTGGCACAGGCCCATGGCGCCGATGCGCGGCTGGCGGGGGGCGATACGGCGCCGCTGCTCGGCGTGCCGATCGCGCACAAGGACATCTTCGTCACCACGGACTTCCCGAGCACCGCCGGCTCACGCATGCTGGAGGGCTATCGCTCTCCATTTGATAGCACAGTTGTGTTGAAGCTCAAGGGTGCGGGGGCTGTAACGCTTGGGAAACTCAATTGCGACGAGTTCGCCATGGGCTCGTCCAACGAAAACTCGGCGTTCAAGCCGGTGCTGAATCCCTGGGACACCACGCGCATTCCGGGCGGCTCCTCGGGCGGCAGCGCGGTGGCCGTGGCGGCGCGCCTGGCCCCGGCCGCGACCGGCACCGACACCGGCGGCTCGATCCGCCAGCCGGCTTCGTTCTGCGGCATCACCGGCATCAAGCCGACCTATGGCCGCGCCTCGCGTTACGGCATGATTGCCTTCGCCTCCAGCCTGGACCAGGCCGGCCCGATGGCGCGCACCGCAGAAGATTGCGCGCTGCTGCTGTCCACCATGTGCGGCCCCGATCCAGACCGCGATTCGACCTCGCTCGACGCGCCGGCCGAAGACTTCACGCGCACCCTGAATGATTCGCTGCAGGGCTTGCGCATCGGTGTGCCGAAAGAATTCTTCGGTGAAGGTTTGTCGGCCGACGTGCGCGCTGCGGTGGATGCGGCCCTGAAGGAATACGGGAAGCTCGGTGCCGTGCTGGTGCCGATTTCGCTGCCGCGCACCGAACTCTCCATCCCCGTCTACTACATCATCGCGCCGGCCGAAGCGTCCAGCAACCTGAGCCGGTTCGACGGTGTCAAGTTCGGCCATCGTGCCGAGAAATACACCGACCTGACCGATATGTACAAGAAGACCCGCGCCGAGGGTTTTGGCGACGAGGTCAAGCGCCGCATCATGATCGGCACCTATGTCCTCTCGCACGGCTACTACGACGCCTACTACCTGCAAGCGCAAAAAATCCGCCGCATGATCGCCGACGATTTCCAGCAGGCGTTCAAGCACTGCGACCTGATCGCCGGCCCGGTCGCGCCCACCGTGGCGTGGAAGCTGGGCGAGAAATCAGACGACCCGGTGGCGAGCTACCTCGCCGACATCTTCACACTGCCGGCCTCGCTCGCGGGCCTGCCCTGCATGAGCGTGCCGGCGGGTTTTGGCGCCGGCGGCATGCCGGTGGGCCTGCAACTGATAGCCAACCATCTGCAGGAAGTCCGGCTGCTGAACGCGGCGCACCGGCTGCAGCAGGCCACGGACTGGCACCAGAAGACGCCGGGGGGCTTTTGAGATGAGCGAACCCGTGAACACTTTCGAGGCCTTGCAACAAGGCCGCCCCACTGGTCCGCTGGTACGGGGCTACGAGGTCATCATCGGCTTCGAAACCCACGCGCAGCTGTCCACACACAGCAAGATTTTCAGCCGCGCCGCCACGGCCTTCGGCGCCGAGCCCAACACCCAGGCCTGCGCGGTCGATCTGGCGCTGCCGGGCACCCTGCCAGTCATGAACAAGGGCGCGGTGGAGCGCGCAATCCAGTTCGGCCTGGCGATCGGCGCGCGCATCGCGCCGCGCAGCATCTTTGCACGCAAGAACTACTTCTACCCTGACCTGCCCAAGGGCTACCAGATCAGCCAGTACGAGATCCCGGTGGTGCAGGGTGGTTCGGTCTCGTTTTTCCTCGGCGAGGAATCCAAGACCGTGCGACTGGTACGCGCCCACCTCGAAGAGGATGCCGGCAAGTCGCTGCACGAAGACTTCGTGGGCATGAGCGGCATCGACCTGAACCGCGCCGGCACGCCGCTGCTGGAGATAGTGACCGAGCCCGACATGCGCTCCACCGCCGAGGCCGTGGCCTACGCCCGCGAACTGCACAAGATCGTGACCTGGATCGGCATTTGCGACGGCAACATGCAGGAGGGCTCGTTCCGCTGCGATGCCAACGTGTCGGTGCGCAAGCCCGGCGAGAGGCTCGGCACGCGGCGCGAAATCAAGAACCTGAACAGCTTCAAGTTCATGCAGCAGGCCATCGACTACGAGATCCGCTGGCAGATCGAGCAGCTTGAAGACGGCCATGCGATCCAGCAGGCCACCGTGCTGTTCGACCCCGGCACGGGCGAGACCCGCGCCATGCGCACCAAGGAAGACGCGGCGGACTACCGCTACTTCCCCGACCCGGATCTGCCGCCACTGGCGATTGCGTCCGAATGGGTGGAGCGCGTGCGCGCGCAGATGACCGAGCTGCCACGCGTGATGGCGGCGCGCTTCTGCGCGGACTATGGCCTTTCGGACTACGACGCGACGGCATTGACGCAAAGCCGCGAGATGGCGGCTTATTTCGAAGCCACCGCCAAAGCCTGCAACCAGCCCAAGCTGGCCAGCAACTGGATCATGGGTGAAGTCTCGCGCCGACTGAATACCGACGAGATCGGCATCGAACAGGCGCCCGTCCCGGCGGCCCGGCTCGCGCAGCTGATCACGCGCATTGCCGACGAGACGATTTCCAACAGCGCCGCGCGGCAGGTGTTCGATGCACTGTGGACTGCCGAGGGCAGCGACGTGGACGGCCTGATCGAAGCCAAGGGCCTGAAGCAAATGAACGACACCAGCGCCCTCGACAAGATCATCGACGACGTGCTGGCCGCCAATACCAAATCCGTCGAGGAGTTCCGCGCCGGCAAGGACAAGGCGTTCAACGCACTGGTCGGCCAGGTCATGAAGGCCAGCAAAGGCAAGGCGAACCCCTCGCAGGTTAACGACTCGCTGCGAAAAAAGCTCGGCTAGCTATCCCCCGTGGATTCCCGGTCAAGCCGGGAATGACAGGCGAGAAGGCAAGGGATGGTAGACAGAAGAATCTGCGCTGTCATTCCTGCCCACCTCCGTCATTCCCGCGTAGGCGGGAATCCACTGTTCGCCAGCGGCTCGCTCCCCTCAACGCGGGGCCGGGACCTGCGGCGTCCACAACTGCTTGAGCTTGACGAGTTCGTCGTCGAAACGCGCGTTGATGCGTTTTTTCTCGGCATCCTGCTCGGCGATGAAGCGGCTTTGCACCGCGGTGCTGCGCGCGTTGTCGTCCGCTTGGCGCTGCAGCGAAGACGGCACCCTGGTCGGGTTCTTTTTGTAGAACTCGAATTCGGCATCGATGCTCTGGCGCTCGGCCTGCAGTTCGCCCACGCGCTTTTGCGCGGCGCGGATCACGTCGTCGACCTGGCTCAGCGCTTGCGCCCGCTCCTGGTCGTGCACCGCCTTGTTGGGATAGCGCACCAGTAGTGCCCGGTCGCGGCGCTTTTCTTCGCGCTGGCGCGCCTGCTCTTCCTGCATGAGCTTTTGCTGCGCCTCCTGGGCCGCGCGCTCCTGCGCCGTGAGCGACGGACCCACCGTGCGGCGCACCGTGCCGCTGGGATTGAGCTCTTTTTGCGTGCGGTCGATGCAGTCGGCAATCGGCCGGTCGGCGTTCAGCACGCGCCCCTTGGCGTCGGTGCAGGTGTAGATGCCTTGCGCTGCAGCAGATCCCATGGAGCCGGCCAACAGCAGCAGCGCCGCGAGCGCTCCCCGAGTCAAATTCAGCACATTTATCCTTCGATTCAATCTACGCCGTAGCGCCGCCGGTAAGCCAGCACCTGTTCGTGGTGCGCGCCCGCCCCCTCGCGGCCGCTGTGGGACAGATACTGCAATAAATCCGCTAGCGTCGCAATCGCACAAACCTGCAGGCCGAGCTGATCGCGCACATATTGCACGGCACTGTGGTTCACATCCAGCCCGCCCTCGGTCGCCTTCTCCTGCCGGTCCAGCGCAATCGCCACGGCATGCGGCGTGGCCCCGGCGGCGCGGATGATGGCGATCGACTCACGCACCGCGGTGCCGGCCGACATCACGTCATCGACGATCAGCACCCGGCCCTTGAGCGGCGCACCGACCAGCGTGCCGCCCTCGCCGTGGTCCTTCGCCTCCTTGCGGTTGTAGGCAAAGGGCACGTTGCGCCCGAGCCGCGCCAGCTCGATGGCCACCGCGGCGCCGAGCGGGATGCCCTTGTAGGCCGGGCCGAAAATCATGTCGAACCCGATGCCGCTGGCGAGCAGGGCTTTTGCATAGAATTGCGCGAGCCGGCCCAGCTTGGCGCCGTCGTCGAACAGGCCGGCGTTGAAGAAGTAGGGGCTCAGGCGGCCCGCCTTGGTTTTGAACTCGCCAAAGCGCAGCACACCGGAATCGACAGAAAACTGCACGAACTCCTGAGCCAGCCGGTCATGTTCGGCCTGCTGCTCAGCTGTTCGCGCGCTTGCAACCACCATGGGGAAATCCTTGTTCAAACTCACCAGCCTCAATCTCAACGGCATCCGTTCCGCCAGCACCAAGGGGGTGGAAGCGTGGCTGACCCGGCATCAGCCCGATTGTATTTGCGTGCAGGAGGTCAAGGCCCAGGCCGCCGACATCGAAGGCCGCTTCGAGGCGCTGGCCGGCCTCAAGGGCCACTTCCACTTCGCCGAAAAAAAGGGCTACTCGGGCGTGGCGGTGTACAGCCGACATGAGCCGAGCGAGGTGGTAATCGGCTACGGCTCGCCTGAATTCGACACCGAGGGTCGATACGTGGAGCTGCGCTTCGATACGCCCAAGCGTCAGCTCTCCATCATCAGCGCCTACTTTCCCAGCGGCTCCTCGAGCGAGGAGCGCCAGCAGGCCAAGTTCCGCTTCCTGGCCGAGTTCTATCCGCATCTGGTGGCGCTCAAGAAAAAGCGCGAGTTCATCTTGTGCGGCGACGTGAACATCGCGCACAAGGAAATGGACCTGAAGAACTGGCGCAGCAACCAGAAGAACAGCGGCTTCCTGCCCGAAGAGCGCGCCTGGATGACGAAACTCCTTGATGAAGCCAAGCTGGTCGACGTGTACCGCCAGCTCCAGCCCACCGCCACCGACACCGCCTACACGTGGTGGAGCAATCGCGGCCAGGCCTATGCGAACAACGTGGGGTGGCGACTCGACTACCACCTGGCGACGCCGGCCATGGCGGCCCATGCGCGGCGTGAATCCATCTACAAGGCCGAAAAGTTTTCGGACCATGCTCCCTTAACAGTTGATTATGAATTTGCCCTTTGATGCCCTAGAAAGTCAATAGTGCGCGCCGGTCCGGCAGATCATGAAGAGGTCGACAGCGTCTTCGGCGGTTGGGCAACCCGAGGTGCAGGACCCCGGCCGACAACGGCGACCATCTGATGGGAACTTCACAGCCAGGTACTCTCACGTAATCGCAAATGCCAGCGCCACGGCCACTACGGCCAGCACCCCCAGGCCAGCAATGAACACCACCTCGGCGCGGCTCTCCAGCCGCCCGTTCGCATGGCCGCTGCGAATCGACATGAACGAGAGCAGTGCGCTGGCCAGGAACACCACGGCGTCGCAGGCCAGCAACTTGTCGATCACCATGCGCGCATCGCCGCCGTGGCCGAGATGGCCGATGGAGAGCACGGTCATGCACACACCCACCATCGTCGCCGAGGTGGGCAGGATGTGCGTGGAGAGCCCGCCCAGCGGGGAGCGCAGCAGGCGCTGCGGGTGTGGCGCGTGCGGGACTTCCTCGTGGTCAGGCGCCGGCGGTGGCGTCACGAAGCCGACTCATCCGTTCCCGCGGGCCACAAAAACAGGCGCCGGGCCGGTTGATGGCCGACCATGACCTTTTGCTGCAGCGTCTTCCCATCCAGGCTCGCCTGGACCGTGTACTGGCCGGGGTTCAGCCGGGCCAGCAGGAAGGGCCCGTCCGAGGTGGTCTGCAGCACGGTATGGCCCTTGGCATCGCGTACGATGACGTTGACGTCGGCCGCGTAGTTGGATCTGGCCTTGTTTTTGATCGCGAACTCGAGCGTCAGCGGCCAGTGCCGCGCCTCGGACTGAATCGCGGCGGCCTCGCCGTCGCCGATGCCGCCACTCATGATCTCGATCCCGTCGATCTTTTGCATGGGGGGAACGACGCCGGCCTGGGCCGATGCCATGCCGAACAGGGCCGCCCCCAACGCGGCCACCGCCGCGGCTTGGCGAATGCTTGCTTTCATTTCATTTCTCCTTGAAAGACTGTGCAGGCGGAAAAATGGACCCGGCCACCTGCGATCACCGGGACGTCATCGCCTGGCCTGCGCTTTTGCGCAGCCGGTTTTCAAAGAATGACGCCCGCGGCTTAAATGAGACTTAAGGGTGGGGGCGTGCCCGGCAAACGGCCGCGTATTATTCGCCGCATGAGTTCCAACTTGACCCGCGCCAGCGCAGCGCCCGCCACCGCCGCCAAACCCTCCTGGATCGACACGCTCAAGGTTTACCGCGAGGCCCCCACGCTGCGCATGCTGCTGCTCGGGTTCTCCGCGGGCCTGCCGTTGCTGCTGGTGCTGGGCACGCTGAGCTTCTGGCTGCGCGAGGCGGGCATCGACCGCACCACCATCGGCTACCTGAGCTGGGTCGGGCTGGCCTACGGTTTCAAATGGGTCTGGGCGCCGCTGGTGGACCGCCTGCCGATCCCGCTGCTCACGCGCTGGCTGGGCCGCCGGCGCAGCTGGCTGCTGCTGGCCCAAGGCGTGGTGATGGCGGGCCTGGTGGGCATGTCGCTGAACGACCCGCGGGCGGGGCTGGAGCCGGTGGTGTGGTGCGCGCTGATGGTGGCGTTCGGCTCGGCCACGCAGGACATTGCGCTGGACGCCTTTCGCATCGAGTCGGCCAGCATGGAGCGCCAGGCCGCGCTGGCCGCCACCTACCAGACCGGCTACCGGCTGGCCATGATCTGGGCCGGCGCCGGCGTACTGTGGGTGGCGGCGCGCGCGGAAGTGGCAGGCACGGTGGGCTACCAGCAGGGCGCCTGGCACACGGCTTACCTGGTGATGGCCGCGTCGATGGCGCTGGGCATGCTCACTGTGCTGTTCTCGCCCGAGCCGCTGCCGCGCGTGCTGCCGCCCGCCAGGAACGCCGCCGAGTGGCTGCGCAGCGCACTGGTGGAGCCGTTTGCCGACTTCGTGCGGCGCTACCGCTGGCAGGCCGCGCTGATCCTGGCCCTGATCGCCATCTACCGCATCAGCGACGTGGTGATGGGCATCATGGCGAACCCGTTCTACGTGGACATGGGCTACACCAAGGACGAGGTGGCGGCGGTCACCAAGATCTTCGGCGTGATCATGACCTTGGCGGGCGCCTTCGTGGGCGGCGCCATGTCGGTGCGCTGGGGCGTGATGCGCGTGCTGATGCTGGGCGCGATTTTGAGCGCTGCCAGCAACCTGCTGTTTGCGTGGCTCGGCTCGCGCGGGCACGACCTGACGGCGCTGATCGCGGTGATCTCGGCCGACAACCTGTCCAGCGGCATCGCCTCGGCGGCCTTCATCGCCTACCTGTCATCGCTCACGAACGTGAACTACTCGGCCACGCAGTACGCGCTGTTCAGCTCCATGATGCTGCTGCTACCCAAGTTTTTGGCGGGCTATTCGGGGCGCTATGTGGATGCCTTTGGCTACCCGCAGTTTTTCACGATGACCGCGATGCTGGGCGTGCCGGTGCTGCTGCTGGTGTGGCTCGCTTCAAGAGTCAAAATGGTGCCTGGCCCTTGATGTGTCTGCACGGTGCGCTATATATTCGATAGCAACTGCTTCATCAGCAATTGTTTTTGCACCTTGCCCAGTGCGGTCTTGGGCAGGGCCGGCAGCGCCAGCCAGCGGCGCGGCTGCTTGTAGCGGGCAATGCGGGCGTGCAGGAAGTCGCGCAGGGTTTGCTCCCAGTTTGATAGCCCATTGTTCACGTCCGGCAAGGGCTGCGGCCGCAAAACAATCACGGCCACAGCAATTTCGCCCCACTGCGCGTCGGGCTGCCCCAGCACCGCGCACTCGGCCACCAGCGGGTGGCCGGCCAGCAACTGCTCGATCTCGGCGGGGTAGATGTTTTCCCCGCCCGAAATGATCAGGTCCCTGGCGCGGCCGACGATGGTGTAGCTGCCGTCCGGCGCCTGGCGCGCCAGGTCGCCGCTGTGGAACCAGCCGCCATCGTCCAGTGCGCGCTGCTGCGGCCAGTAGTGCGCGACCACGTTGGGCGCACGCAGCAGCACCTCGCCCACATCGGCATGTGCGGTTGGCCGCGCGAGGCGCACTTCGACCCCGGGCGCGGGCCAGCCGCACGAACCCACATGGCTGAAGGCCTGCTTTGGTGCCAGTGCGATGGAGAACGGCCCGGTCTCGGTCGCGCCGTACACGTTGCACACGGGCACGCCGCGCGCGTGGAAGGCGGCGATCAGCGCCTCGGGCAGCGTGCTCGAGCCGGCCCAGACGGCGCGCAGGCACGACAGGTCGGTGGTGACCCAGTCGGGGTGCTCGACCAGCGCCTTCATCGTCGCGGGCACCTGCAGGGTCAAGGTGGGCCGGTCCTGCGCAAAAGACGCCAGCGTAGCGCCGGCATCGAAGCGGGCGTGCAGGATCACGGCAGCGCCCGCGCACAGCGCCGGCAGGGTCTGGATGCACAGGCCGCCCACATGGAACAGCGGTAGCATAGTTGCTATCAAATCTGCAGCTGTCAGCGCTTGCACATCAATGGCTGCAGCCATATTTGCCATCAAATTTTCCTGCGTGTGCAGCGCGCCCCTGGGCTGTCCCGTGGTGCCCGAGGTATAGACCAGCAGGGCCGGCGCCGCGGGGTCGGCGTGCACGGGCGCGGCCGGCAACGCGCCGGGGGCGGCCAGCGTCTGCAGCGCATGGGCTGGCAGGCCATGCTGCAGCGCCAGCGTGGTGGCGGCC encodes:
- a CDS encoding rod shape-determining protein; translated protein: MFGAFRRYFSTDLAIDLGTANTLIYVRDKGIVLDEPSVVAIRHEGGPQGKKTIQAVGKEAKAMLGKVPGNIEAIRPMKDGVIADFTVTEQMLKQFIKMVHPRGMFKPSPRIIICVPCGSTQVERRAIRESALGAGASEVYLIEEPMAAAIGAGLPVSEASGSMVVDIGGGTTEVGVISLGGMVYKGSVRVGGDRFDDAIINYIRRNYGMLIGEPTAEAIKKNIGSAFPGSEVKEIEVKGRNLSEGVPRSFTISSNEILEALTDPLNNIVSAVKNALEQTPPELGADIAERGMMLTGGGALLRDLDRLLAEETGLPVLVAEDPLTCVVRGCGIALERMDRLGSIFTSE
- the gatC gene encoding Asp-tRNA(Asn)/Glu-tRNA(Gln) amidotransferase subunit GatC; protein product: MALTPQDIGRIANLARLELQPLESERLLTQLNGFFEIVEKMRAVDTASLEPMAHPIAVSQDVVLRLRDDVVSEPNQREANQRSAPAVERGLFLVPKVIE
- the gatA gene encoding Asp-tRNA(Asn)/Glu-tRNA(Gln) amidotransferase subunit GatA — its product is MSTPHGEGRQMTDLHDLTLAQLATRLRTKDVSAVEVARHFLARGARHEALGAYLATSEEVTLAQAHGADARLAGGDTAPLLGVPIAHKDIFVTTDFPSTAGSRMLEGYRSPFDSTVVLKLKGAGAVTLGKLNCDEFAMGSSNENSAFKPVLNPWDTTRIPGGSSGGSAVAVAARLAPAATGTDTGGSIRQPASFCGITGIKPTYGRASRYGMIAFASSLDQAGPMARTAEDCALLLSTMCGPDPDRDSTSLDAPAEDFTRTLNDSLQGLRIGVPKEFFGEGLSADVRAAVDAALKEYGKLGAVLVPISLPRTELSIPVYYIIAPAEASSNLSRFDGVKFGHRAEKYTDLTDMYKKTRAEGFGDEVKRRIMIGTYVLSHGYYDAYYLQAQKIRRMIADDFQQAFKHCDLIAGPVAPTVAWKLGEKSDDPVASYLADIFTLPASLAGLPCMSVPAGFGAGGMPVGLQLIANHLQEVRLLNAAHRLQQATDWHQKTPGGF
- the gatB gene encoding Asp-tRNA(Asn)/Glu-tRNA(Gln) amidotransferase subunit GatB, encoding MSEPVNTFEALQQGRPTGPLVRGYEVIIGFETHAQLSTHSKIFSRAATAFGAEPNTQACAVDLALPGTLPVMNKGAVERAIQFGLAIGARIAPRSIFARKNYFYPDLPKGYQISQYEIPVVQGGSVSFFLGEESKTVRLVRAHLEEDAGKSLHEDFVGMSGIDLNRAGTPLLEIVTEPDMRSTAEAVAYARELHKIVTWIGICDGNMQEGSFRCDANVSVRKPGERLGTRREIKNLNSFKFMQQAIDYEIRWQIEQLEDGHAIQQATVLFDPGTGETRAMRTKEDAADYRYFPDPDLPPLAIASEWVERVRAQMTELPRVMAARFCADYGLSDYDATALTQSREMAAYFEATAKACNQPKLASNWIMGEVSRRLNTDEIGIEQAPVPAARLAQLITRIADETISNSAARQVFDALWTAEGSDVDGLIEAKGLKQMNDTSALDKIIDDVLAANTKSVEEFRAGKDKAFNALVGQVMKASKGKANPSQVNDSLRKKLG
- a CDS encoding DUF4124 domain-containing protein; this translates as MNLTRGALAALLLLAGSMGSAAAQGIYTCTDAKGRVLNADRPIADCIDRTQKELNPSGTVRRTVGPSLTAQERAAQEAQQKLMQEEQARQREEKRRDRALLVRYPNKAVHDQERAQALSQVDDVIRAAQKRVGELQAERQSIDAEFEFYKKNPTRVPSSLQRQADDNARSTAVQSRFIAEQDAEKKRINARFDDELVKLKQLWTPQVPAPR
- the pyrE gene encoding orotate phosphoribosyltransferase, with translation MVVASARTAEQQAEHDRLAQEFVQFSVDSGVLRFGEFKTKAGRLSPYFFNAGLFDDGAKLGRLAQFYAKALLASGIGFDMIFGPAYKGIPLGAAVAIELARLGRNVPFAYNRKEAKDHGEGGTLVGAPLKGRVLIVDDVMSAGTAVRESIAIIRAAGATPHAVAIALDRQEKATEGGLDVNHSAVQYVRDQLGLQVCAIATLADLLQYLSHSGREGAGAHHEQVLAYRRRYGVD
- a CDS encoding exodeoxyribonuclease III, whose translation is MFKLTSLNLNGIRSASTKGVEAWLTRHQPDCICVQEVKAQAADIEGRFEALAGLKGHFHFAEKKGYSGVAVYSRHEPSEVVIGYGSPEFDTEGRYVELRFDTPKRQLSIISAYFPSGSSSEERQQAKFRFLAEFYPHLVALKKKREFILCGDVNIAHKEMDLKNWRSNQKNSGFLPEERAWMTKLLDEAKLVDVYRQLQPTATDTAYTWWSNRGQAYANNVGWRLDYHLATPAMAAHARRESIYKAEKFSDHAPLTVDYEFAL
- a CDS encoding carboxypeptidase-like regulatory domain-containing protein; its protein translation is MKASIRQAAAVAALGAALFGMASAQAGVVPPMQKIDGIEIMSGGIGDGEAAAIQSEARHWPLTLEFAIKNKARSNYAADVNVIVRDAKGHTVLQTTSDGPFLLARLNPGQYTVQASLDGKTLQQKVMVGHQPARRLFLWPAGTDESAS
- a CDS encoding AmpG family muropeptide MFS transporter produces the protein MSSNLTRASAAPATAAKPSWIDTLKVYREAPTLRMLLLGFSAGLPLLLVLGTLSFWLREAGIDRTTIGYLSWVGLAYGFKWVWAPLVDRLPIPLLTRWLGRRRSWLLLAQGVVMAGLVGMSLNDPRAGLEPVVWCALMVAFGSATQDIALDAFRIESASMERQAALAATYQTGYRLAMIWAGAGVLWVAARAEVAGTVGYQQGAWHTAYLVMAASMALGMLTVLFSPEPLPRVLPPARNAAEWLRSALVEPFADFVRRYRWQAALILALIAIYRISDVVMGIMANPFYVDMGYTKDEVAAVTKIFGVIMTLAGAFVGGAMSVRWGVMRVLMLGAILSAASNLLFAWLGSRGHDLTALIAVISADNLSSGIASAAFIAYLSSLTNVNYSATQYALFSSMMLLLPKFLAGYSGRYVDAFGYPQFFTMTAMLGVPVLLLVWLASRVKMVPGP
- a CDS encoding class I adenylate-forming enzyme family protein, with product MQTTSVLDDILARHARERPHALALRAIGPDSRHDFSYEDLAHRTGHAAARLWHAWGVRPGDRVAYLGLNQADQIVLLFALARLGAILVPLNYRLAPPEWSAVLADCTPRCLVHDATWAAAATTLALQHGLPAHALQTLAAPGALPAAPVHADPAAPALLVYTSGTTGQPRGALHTQENLMANMAAAIDVQALTAADLIATMLPLFHVGGLCIQTLPALCAGAAVILHARFDAGATLASFAQDRPTLTLQVPATMKALVEHPDWVTTDLSCLRAVWAGSSTLPEALIAAFHARGVPVCNVYGATETGPFSIALAPKQAFSHVGSCGWPAPGVEVRLARPTAHADVGEVLLRAPNVVAHYWPQQRALDDGGWFHSGDLARQAPDGSYTIVGRARDLIISGGENIYPAEIEQLLAGHPLVAECAVLGQPDAQWGEIAVAVIVLRPQPLPDVNNGLSNWEQTLRDFLHARIARYKQPRRWLALPALPKTALGKVQKQLLMKQLLSNI